One window from the genome of Spirosoma rhododendri encodes:
- a CDS encoding pyridoxamine 5'-phosphate oxidase family protein, with the protein MPSANSAPASTDSISQATRLPDLDQRCWQQLAQSASSDKSSDAGFRNLTVATCTSSGADARVVVLRHVDVAHKYVWFHTDARSEKVLQLEAFPQATLLFWDEKQQIQLRLVVETRLHTDDYLADEQWDKLHDGSIRSYLSEYRPGTEQPGPYPGFPDHVRQGELTPEDRAFGRQNFAAIECRVLCMEYLHLSKQGQTRARFQYEPVSKMSWLAP; encoded by the coding sequence ATGCCCTCTGCAAATTCCGCCCCCGCGTCCACCGATTCCATATCCCAGGCTACCCGCCTGCCCGACCTTGACCAACGCTGCTGGCAACAGCTGGCCCAGAGTGCCAGCTCCGACAAATCATCGGATGCCGGTTTCCGCAACCTGACCGTGGCAACCTGCACCAGTTCGGGGGCCGATGCGCGCGTTGTGGTGCTGCGCCATGTCGATGTGGCCCACAAATACGTTTGGTTTCACACCGACGCCCGGTCGGAGAAAGTGCTGCAACTGGAAGCGTTTCCGCAGGCGACATTATTGTTCTGGGACGAAAAGCAGCAGATTCAGCTTCGGCTAGTGGTTGAAACCCGCCTGCACACCGACGATTACCTCGCCGATGAACAGTGGGATAAGTTGCACGACGGTAGTATTCGGTCGTATCTGTCTGAGTACAGACCCGGCACCGAACAGCCTGGCCCCTATCCCGGCTTCCCCGACCACGTTAGGCAGGGTGAACTGACTCCGGAGGACCGCGCGTTTGGCCGACAGAATTTCGCGGCTATCGAGTGCCGGGTGCTGTGCATGGAATACCTCCATCTGAGCAAACAGGGGCAGACCCGCGCCCGCTTCCAGTACGAACCCGTGTCGAAAATGAGCTGGCTGGCGCCGTAG
- a CDS encoding VF530 family protein, with product MSEQQNNPLHGKTLEAIVTELVDRYGWAELAKRIPINCFKSNPSIKSSLTFLRKTAWAREQVETLYVKGLKR from the coding sequence ATGTCTGAACAACAAAACAACCCCCTGCACGGCAAGACGCTGGAAGCCATCGTAACCGAACTTGTCGATCGCTACGGATGGGCCGAACTGGCTAAGCGCATCCCGATCAACTGCTTCAAAAGCAATCCCAGCATAAAGTCGAGTCTGACGTTTCTACGAAAGACCGCCTGGGCGCGCGAACAGGTCGAAACTTTGTATGTCAAAGGGTTGAAACGATAA
- a CDS encoding DUF418 domain-containing protein: MITSLSPIHSAGESDDTLRIDPAIDRATGPQPVAKVDRIQTIDMIRGLALLGILMMNIPGFGYLWSMLPIALKTPGSADYYAFTIVGTAFEGTMRGLFSMLFGAGMVLFTMNKRESETGPTVAEYYYRRLLWLVLFGVINAYILMWRGDILFFYGLLGMTLYPFRHAKPVWLLGLAVICMGIGMFRTELWYGDLRANRAGYLESVRLEKAKKKPSAEQMKQKTAWEGFMKNRKPDAKKQAKELREMRGSYATVFAHLLPRNSESETYGMYFGGWDMLMMMFIGMALLQWGFFSNKLPNAAYALTLLIGYGVGLPLSWFYVKAELGWVLNPATIVDTYRTVPFQVYDIRRVLLALGHASLLMLVYRAAIVPWLTRALTAVGQMAFTNYLMQSIICTLIFHGYGLGYYGKLAYHQLYYVVAGVWVFQLILSPIWLRYFQFGPFEWLWRSLTYWQPQPMRRVQQETSVVSLAG, translated from the coding sequence ATGATAACGTCTTTATCACCCATTCATTCGGCCGGTGAGTCGGATGACACGCTGCGAATTGATCCGGCAATCGATCGCGCTACCGGGCCGCAGCCCGTTGCCAAAGTCGACCGGATTCAGACGATTGACATGATCCGGGGGCTGGCTCTGCTGGGTATCCTGATGATGAACATTCCCGGCTTCGGCTATCTCTGGTCGATGCTGCCCATCGCGCTGAAGACGCCCGGTAGTGCCGACTATTACGCCTTCACGATCGTCGGTACGGCCTTCGAGGGGACCATGCGCGGCCTGTTTTCGATGCTGTTCGGGGCTGGTATGGTGCTGTTTACAATGAATAAGCGTGAGTCGGAAACGGGTCCGACCGTGGCCGAGTACTACTATCGGCGTCTGCTGTGGCTGGTGCTGTTCGGCGTTATCAATGCCTACATACTCATGTGGCGGGGCGACATCCTGTTTTTCTACGGCCTGCTGGGCATGACGCTGTACCCGTTTCGCCACGCCAAACCCGTCTGGCTGCTGGGGCTGGCCGTGATCTGTATGGGTATCGGTATGTTTCGCACGGAGCTATGGTACGGCGACCTGCGCGCCAACCGGGCTGGGTATCTGGAATCGGTCAGGCTGGAGAAGGCTAAGAAGAAGCCATCGGCTGAGCAGATGAAGCAGAAAACCGCGTGGGAAGGGTTTATGAAAAACCGCAAACCGGACGCCAAAAAACAGGCAAAGGAACTGCGTGAGATGCGGGGCAGCTACGCGACGGTGTTTGCTCACCTGCTGCCCCGCAACAGCGAGAGCGAAACCTATGGGATGTACTTCGGCGGGTGGGATATGCTGATGATGATGTTTATCGGGATGGCTCTGCTGCAATGGGGCTTCTTTTCCAACAAACTGCCCAACGCTGCCTACGCCCTGACGCTGCTGATCGGCTATGGCGTAGGACTACCCCTGAGTTGGTTCTACGTAAAAGCGGAACTGGGCTGGGTACTGAATCCCGCCACTATTGTCGATACGTACCGCACCGTTCCGTTTCAGGTGTACGACATCCGCCGGGTGTTACTGGCTCTGGGCCACGCGAGCCTGCTCATGCTGGTGTACCGGGCTGCGATCGTACCTTGGCTGACGCGCGCCCTGACGGCGGTCGGGCAGATGGCGTTTACCAACTACCTCATGCAATCAATTATCTGCACGCTTATTTTTCACGGCTACGGCCTGGGTTACTATGGCAAGCTGGCGTACCATCAGCTTTACTACGTGGTGGCAGGGGTATGGGTGTTTCAGTTGATTCTGTCGCCGATCTGGCTGCGTTATTTTCAGTTTGGGCCGTTCGAGTGGCTCTGGCGAAGCCTGACCTACTGGCAACCGCAACCCATGCGTCGGGTGCAACAGGAAACTTCGGTCGTATCTTTGGCGGGTTGA
- a CDS encoding DUF418 domain-containing protein, whose protein sequence is MRALFSMLFGAGIILFLTRKRDGAGMAPPELFIRRQLWLIGYGLVNALVLLWPYDILFHYGIVGILLFPFVRLPARSLLIGAVVAGLIYGGKAYWNGVEEQQKYAKYQTVVAFEKAHKKAKLTDEQKDDKSGWEGLVKSQKFDPKADKADVVAMRSDYATVWTQLLPKIQQMEAPMFYRTLLWDIVSMLLLGMALFRWGFFSNELTTRRYGLLCVAGLGIGQGIAWLTMPYAETKITDFTQYVSRHTLPLDEMLLPFERGFSAVGWASLVLLLYRANVLTWLWKAVGAVGQMAFTNYLMQSVICTLLFYGYGFGYFGDLRIHQLYYIVAEVWLIQLVFSVVWLHYFRFGPLEWLWRSLTYGYQQPMALPTATTGPSATAVLS, encoded by the coding sequence ATGCGGGCCTTGTTTTCGATGCTGTTTGGCGCGGGCATTATTCTGTTTCTCACCCGCAAGCGCGACGGGGCGGGGATGGCACCCCCGGAACTGTTTATCCGGCGGCAACTGTGGCTGATCGGTTATGGGCTGGTCAACGCGCTGGTGCTGCTGTGGCCCTACGATATCCTGTTTCACTACGGCATTGTCGGGATCCTGCTGTTTCCGTTCGTGCGGCTCCCGGCCCGGTCGCTGCTGATCGGCGCGGTCGTAGCGGGGCTGATCTACGGTGGGAAAGCGTACTGGAACGGGGTCGAGGAGCAACAGAAATATGCCAAGTACCAAACGGTCGTCGCGTTTGAGAAAGCGCACAAAAAAGCCAAACTCACCGACGAGCAGAAGGACGATAAGTCGGGCTGGGAAGGGCTGGTAAAAAGCCAGAAATTCGACCCGAAAGCCGACAAAGCCGACGTGGTTGCCATGCGCTCCGACTACGCAACGGTCTGGACTCAGTTGCTGCCCAAAATTCAGCAAATGGAAGCCCCTATGTTTTACCGTACACTGCTGTGGGATATTGTGTCGATGCTGCTGCTGGGGATGGCGCTGTTTAGATGGGGCTTCTTTTCCAACGAGCTTACGACCCGGCGTTATGGGCTGCTCTGCGTGGCCGGGCTGGGTATCGGGCAGGGTATTGCCTGGCTGACGATGCCGTACGCAGAGACTAAAATCACGGATTTTACCCAGTACGTCAGTCGGCATACACTGCCGCTGGATGAGATGCTGCTGCCGTTCGAGCGGGGTTTTTCGGCCGTCGGCTGGGCGAGTCTGGTGCTGTTGCTGTACCGGGCCAACGTGCTGACGTGGCTGTGGAAAGCGGTCGGGGCGGTTGGGCAAATGGCGTTCACCAATTATCTGATGCAGTCGGTGATCTGTACGCTGCTTTTCTACGGATACGGCTTCGGCTACTTCGGCGACCTGCGCATTCATCAACTCTACTACATCGTTGCCGAAGTATGGCTGATCCAACTGGTATTCAGCGTTGTCTGGCTGCACTATTTCCGCTTCGGGCCGCTGGAATGGCTCTGGCGGTCGCTGACCTACGGCTACCAGCAACCCATGGCACTACCCACCGCCACAACAGGCCCTTCGGCCACAGCAGTCCTTTCCTGA
- a CDS encoding DUF4385 domain-containing protein yields the protein MPTPFDYSLDYRTLDLREQPDLYRVGKGEQGVLLVQPYKSEIVPYWRFKTPDIARESSEKIYQLFLDYKAQGDFVGMDMARKFLQMGVTRARRYANHRTGKKYDGPVPDDQKGRSGAHGRDQLPREEDPVKAESARIFYAKYLEAREDPDYKRMKKDWQAQYG from the coding sequence ATGCCAACGCCATTCGATTATTCGCTCGATTACCGAACCCTGGACCTGCGCGAGCAGCCCGACCTCTACCGGGTTGGTAAGGGCGAGCAGGGCGTTTTGCTGGTGCAGCCTTACAAATCCGAAATCGTCCCGTACTGGCGCTTCAAGACCCCGGATATTGCCCGCGAGTCATCGGAAAAAATCTACCAGCTATTCCTCGACTACAAGGCGCAAGGTGATTTCGTCGGTATGGACATGGCTCGTAAGTTTTTGCAAATGGGAGTTACCAGAGCAAGGCGGTATGCAAATCACAGAACGGGAAAAAAATACGATGGGCCCGTGCCCGACGATCAAAAAGGGCGGTCGGGCGCACACGGCCGCGATCAGCTACCCCGCGAAGAAGACCCCGTAAAAGCGGAATCGGCCCGGATTTTCTACGCCAAATACCTCGAAGCGCGCGAAGACCCCGACTACAAGCGGATGAAAAAAGACTGGCAGGCGCAGTACGGCTGA
- a CDS encoding bifunctional 5,10-methylenetetrahydrofolate dehydrogenase/5,10-methenyltetrahydrofolate cyclohydrolase — MQLLDGKFLSAQIKQEIAAEVAQIREQGGKIPHLVAILVGTNGASETYVASKMKNCEEVGMKSTLIRFEPTVTEAELLAAVQEVNDNPDMDGLIVQLPLPGHINPDRIMETIAPAKDVDGFHPINIGRMAKGLPAYVSATPQGVLEMLKRYNIETSGKHCVVVGRSQIVGLPMSILMQRNTYPGNCTVTLTHSRTTNLAEICRTADILVAALGKPEFVTGDMVKEGAVVIDVGLERVPDASKKSGFALKGDVKFDEVAPKTSYITPVPGGVGLMTICSLMQNTLKAARGEVY; from the coding sequence ATGCAGCTTCTTGACGGTAAGTTTCTTTCGGCACAGATCAAACAGGAAATAGCGGCTGAAGTCGCGCAGATACGCGAACAGGGTGGCAAGATTCCGCACCTCGTCGCGATCCTCGTCGGCACCAACGGCGCATCGGAAACGTACGTCGCGTCGAAGATGAAGAACTGCGAGGAAGTCGGCATGAAATCGACGCTGATCCGCTTCGAGCCGACCGTTACGGAGGCCGAGTTGCTTGCCGCCGTTCAGGAAGTCAACGACAACCCCGACATGGACGGGCTGATCGTGCAACTCCCTCTCCCCGGCCATATCAACCCCGACCGGATCATGGAAACCATCGCCCCCGCCAAAGATGTCGACGGCTTCCATCCGATCAACATCGGCCGGATGGCGAAGGGCCTCCCCGCCTACGTATCGGCAACGCCACAGGGCGTTCTCGAAATGCTGAAACGCTACAACATCGAAACAAGTGGCAAGCACTGCGTGGTGGTAGGCCGGAGTCAGATCGTGGGTTTGCCCATGTCGATTCTGATGCAACGCAACACCTACCCCGGCAACTGCACCGTTACGCTGACCCACTCGCGCACGACGAATCTGGCCGAGATCTGCCGCACCGCCGACATTCTGGTAGCGGCCCTCGGCAAGCCCGAATTCGTCACCGGCGACATGGTGAAGGAAGGAGCCGTCGTGATCGATGTGGGTCTGGAGCGCGTACCGGATGCCAGCAAGAAGAGCGGTTTTGCCCTGAAAGGCGATGTAAAGTTTGACGAGGTAGCCCCGAAGACCAGCTACATTACCCCCGTCCCCGGTGGCGTCGGCCTGATGACGATCTGCTCACTAATGCAGAATACGCTTAAAGCCGCAAGGGGGGAAGTGTATTGA
- a CDS encoding WG repeat-containing protein, whose translation MATLFSTVLAKPRPDFLKPYTYSKQLGTYYLVYQQRHCGLLDSVGRLIVACQFDDIDKFYDGMAEVVLNGKHGYVNQQGRLVVPMLYVRANPYHNGEALVVSTEGKFGYLNTKGQLVKPFSQLAHAYIIGNYVKSWVCQPYVKCFREGAGEFYIGSGGAVDYIPQHLSRGQTYREDGLTVLVSGSGKDRRYGFSDSVGHIVWPLVFEEADEITYAWKDWVRVRKYGRYGFLNRRSGKMMVPLIYEDSRPSALARIWVKRSEKWGMVDRTGKTVIPFQYTAVSTYCENRALVRAGTRLGYVDTTGKLITPIQFDKASYFKDGRAKVYQGNKWFEINSQGRVIDSGIQMDVFWTWVRYGGLFTGILFFVICVCRYRIALIK comes from the coding sequence ATGGCAACGCTATTTTCTACTGTGCTTGCCAAGCCAAGACCGGATTTTCTAAAGCCATATACCTATAGTAAACAACTCGGCACGTATTACCTGGTTTACCAGCAGCGTCATTGTGGCTTACTGGATTCTGTGGGGCGTTTGATCGTAGCCTGCCAATTTGATGACATTGACAAATTCTATGATGGTATGGCCGAGGTGGTATTGAATGGCAAGCACGGGTATGTAAATCAACAGGGTAGGTTAGTCGTGCCAATGCTATATGTGCGCGCCAATCCCTACCATAACGGCGAAGCCCTTGTCGTAAGCACTGAGGGCAAGTTCGGGTACCTGAATACAAAAGGTCAGCTCGTGAAACCTTTTAGTCAACTTGCTCATGCTTATATAATAGGAAACTATGTAAAAAGCTGGGTCTGTCAGCCATACGTCAAATGCTTTCGTGAAGGAGCGGGTGAGTTTTATATAGGCTCAGGCGGGGCTGTAGATTACATACCACAACATCTCTCTAGAGGGCAGACTTACCGCGAAGATGGGTTGACGGTCCTTGTCAGTGGCAGTGGAAAAGACCGGCGGTACGGGTTCTCGGATTCGGTTGGGCACATCGTCTGGCCCCTAGTCTTTGAGGAAGCTGATGAGATAACCTATGCCTGGAAAGACTGGGTTCGTGTTCGAAAATATGGGCGTTATGGATTCCTGAATCGCCGGTCCGGAAAAATGATGGTGCCCCTCATCTACGAGGATTCGCGACCATCTGCCCTTGCTCGTATCTGGGTAAAACGAAGTGAAAAATGGGGGATGGTTGACCGCACGGGAAAAACAGTAATTCCGTTTCAGTACACAGCCGTATCCACGTATTGCGAAAATCGGGCGCTAGTAAGAGCTGGCACCCGGTTGGGATACGTGGATACAACCGGTAAGCTAATTACACCTATTCAGTTTGACAAAGCATCCTATTTTAAAGATGGTCGAGCTAAAGTATATCAGGGTAACAAATGGTTCGAAATTAATTCACAAGGGCGGGTAATAGATAGCGGAATTCAGATGGATGTTTTCTGGACTTGGGTCCGCTACGGCGGACTGTTTACCGGAATACTCTTCTTTGTTATTTGCGTTTGTCGCTATCGCATAGCCCTGATTAAATGA
- a CDS encoding SusC/RagA family TonB-linked outer membrane protein: protein MTSQLYNSVAGRRRLRCGSANPFVLGLWLTGGTLSALSAAPAAASPNRPDARFTSAPRPGTVYALSPAQPIALTNKQTPPPITIKGRVLDELGKPIPGSTVLLKGTSSTGTVTDANGTYTLTVPNGTGTLIVSSIGFSALEVPIDNRSSIDITLKTDVKSLNEVVVVGYGTQRRAEVTSAVATVKSEDFNQGGTRSALDLVQGKVAGLQITRTQGNNPNASPAVQLRGIVSVNGSLSPLIVIDGIPGGNLDLLQQDDIASFDVLKDGSAAAIYGTRGNAGVILITTKKGKAGPARFDYSTYTQHESVAKRPRFLTPEEWRAYRNDPTNQKAGQMQDLGASTDFYDLLLNKGNLSQYHNLALSGGGEKGSYRASMYYNGADPITIQNWRRQFGGRLSFNQRGLGDMLTAQVNLATNFSRANLLGGNAGDFENALGRNPTQPVFNPNGTYFEEGSTTNPIGRLNQEKNLRSQQTTSADARFTLEPIPGLRASAFGAIIRDTWNDNEYRSTQSRFSDIGTLNGTPVRKTGYARKYNYLSTSSTFESTLEYNRTINQDHSLKALAGYSYQYFVFEEFSGANSGFLNDIFQENNLGAGNFLQLGKSSLASNKEDNTLIAFFGRLNYAYKDKYIAQAILRREGSSRFGANYKYGYFPAVSAGWTISKEPFMSKLTFINDLKLRIGYGVTGNQGIPNYQSVVRLSTGNQYLNDDGVWRQTYGPSNNPNPNLRWERKQEVNLGFDFALFNGRLTGALDLYQRRTSDLLGSFNTQLPPFVQSTLFTNVGVIQNKGVELTLSGSVLKKENFSWGMDVAASTQSNKLVSFSDDVFKVTFLTFGDIGGFGALGPAIRTIEGGPLGSFYGKRFAGFTPEGRWLFYKATGEAVTADKIVPNDDYAYIGNGVPKVYASWTNRFQYKNLDLTLFFRGKFGYDILNLQQVFFGNKIYLPNNVLQDAITRNNQINDALQFSDYYLEPGGFVKLDNVTLGYNFKFNTPLIRNLRVYLTGRNLLTFTKYRGQDPEVDDTGLAPGIDGRGFYPRTRSFTAGLNFGF from the coding sequence ATGACAAGTCAATTGTACAATTCAGTAGCTGGAAGACGGCGGTTACGCTGTGGTTCAGCCAACCCATTCGTTCTGGGCTTATGGCTCACCGGCGGTACCCTCTCCGCCTTATCAGCAGCACCAGCCGCTGCCAGTCCCAACCGCCCGGACGCGCGCTTTACCAGTGCCCCCCGGCCCGGTACCGTATACGCGCTTAGTCCGGCACAGCCTATCGCGCTGACCAACAAGCAGACTCCGCCCCCGATCACTATCAAAGGCCGGGTACTCGATGAGTTGGGCAAACCCATTCCGGGGTCGACGGTATTACTGAAAGGTACGTCGAGTACGGGAACCGTGACCGATGCCAATGGTACGTATACGCTGACCGTACCCAATGGTACGGGTACGCTCATCGTATCGTCGATTGGGTTTTCGGCGCTGGAGGTACCCATCGATAACCGGTCGTCAATCGATATTACGCTCAAGACCGACGTCAAATCGCTCAATGAAGTGGTTGTGGTGGGGTACGGTACGCAACGCCGGGCGGAGGTAACGTCGGCGGTGGCGACAGTGAAATCAGAGGACTTCAACCAGGGCGGCACGCGTAGCGCCCTCGATCTGGTGCAGGGTAAAGTGGCGGGTCTGCAAATCACTCGGACGCAGGGCAATAACCCCAACGCCAGCCCGGCCGTGCAGTTGCGCGGGATCGTATCGGTAAACGGTAGTTTATCGCCACTGATCGTGATCGACGGCATTCCCGGCGGTAACCTGGACCTATTGCAGCAAGACGATATTGCGTCGTTCGACGTGCTGAAAGATGGTTCGGCGGCTGCCATCTATGGTACGCGAGGCAACGCCGGGGTTATTCTGATTACGACAAAGAAAGGCAAAGCAGGTCCGGCCCGGTTCGATTACTCGACGTACACGCAGCACGAATCGGTTGCCAAACGACCCCGCTTCCTGACGCCCGAGGAATGGCGGGCCTACCGCAATGACCCGACCAATCAGAAAGCCGGGCAGATGCAGGACTTGGGTGCGTCGACGGACTTTTACGACCTACTACTGAACAAAGGCAACCTGAGTCAGTACCACAACCTGGCCCTGTCGGGTGGGGGCGAAAAAGGCAGCTACCGCGCGTCGATGTACTACAACGGTGCCGACCCCATCACGATTCAGAACTGGCGTCGGCAGTTTGGCGGTCGGCTGAGTTTCAATCAGCGCGGCCTGGGCGATATGCTCACTGCGCAGGTCAACCTGGCCACTAATTTCAGCCGGGCAAATCTGCTCGGCGGCAATGCCGGTGACTTTGAGAACGCCCTCGGCCGCAACCCAACGCAGCCGGTATTTAATCCTAACGGGACGTACTTTGAAGAAGGCTCGACAACGAACCCCATTGGTCGGCTGAATCAGGAGAAAAACCTGCGCTCGCAGCAAACCACGTCGGCCGATGCCCGCTTCACGCTCGAACCCATCCCCGGCCTACGGGCGTCGGCCTTCGGAGCCATCATTCGGGATACGTGGAACGACAACGAGTACCGCTCGACACAGTCCCGCTTCTCAGACATCGGTACGCTCAACGGAACCCCTGTCCGCAAGACTGGTTACGCCCGCAAATACAACTACCTGTCGACCAGTTCGACCTTTGAATCGACGCTCGAATACAACCGGACCATCAATCAGGACCATAGCCTGAAAGCGCTGGCCGGGTACTCCTACCAGTACTTCGTCTTCGAAGAGTTTTCGGGGGCAAACAGCGGCTTCCTGAACGACATTTTTCAGGAAAACAACCTGGGTGCCGGTAACTTCCTGCAACTGGGCAAGTCGTCGCTGGCCAGCAACAAGGAAGACAACACGCTGATCGCCTTTTTCGGGCGGCTCAACTACGCCTACAAAGACAAGTACATCGCTCAGGCCATTCTGCGCCGGGAAGGTTCGTCGCGCTTTGGGGCCAACTACAAGTACGGTTATTTCCCGGCCGTATCGGCGGGCTGGACCATCAGTAAGGAGCCGTTTATGAGCAAACTGACGTTCATCAACGACTTGAAACTGCGGATCGGTTACGGCGTGACGGGGAATCAGGGCATCCCAAATTACCAGTCGGTGGTGCGACTCAGCACGGGTAACCAGTACCTCAACGACGACGGGGTATGGCGGCAAACCTACGGCCCCAGCAACAACCCCAACCCCAACCTGCGCTGGGAACGCAAGCAGGAGGTTAACCTCGGCTTCGACTTCGCGCTCTTCAACGGTCGGCTGACGGGTGCGCTCGATCTGTACCAGCGTCGCACCTCCGACCTGCTGGGCAGCTTCAACACGCAGTTGCCGCCCTTCGTGCAGTCGACTCTGTTTACTAATGTCGGGGTGATTCAGAATAAAGGCGTCGAACTGACGCTGAGCGGTTCGGTACTGAAGAAGGAAAATTTCAGCTGGGGTATGGACGTAGCGGCCAGCACCCAATCGAACAAGCTGGTATCGTTCTCCGACGACGTCTTCAAAGTGACGTTCCTGACCTTCGGCGACATCGGCGGGTTCGGTGCGCTCGGACCAGCCATCCGCACCATCGAAGGCGGTCCGCTGGGCAGCTTCTACGGCAAGCGGTTCGCCGGGTTTACGCCCGAAGGTCGGTGGTTGTTCTACAAAGCCACTGGGGAAGCCGTCACGGCCGACAAGATCGTACCGAACGACGATTACGCCTACATCGGCAATGGCGTACCGAAGGTTTACGCGTCGTGGACGAACCGGTTTCAGTACAAAAATCTGGACCTGACGCTGTTTTTCCGGGGTAAGTTCGGCTACGATATTCTGAACCTGCAACAGGTGTTTTTTGGCAACAAAATCTACCTG